Proteins encoded by one window of Rhodobacteraceae bacterium IMCC1335:
- the flhA gene encoding flagellar type III secretion system protein FlhA has product MMVLPLPTFLLDVFFSFNILLALLVLMIAIHSFRPLDFSSFPTLLLVATVLRLALNVASTRIVLANGHTGTDAAGQVIEAFGSFVIAGNFVVGIFVFAILVIINLVVITKGAGRVSEVTARFTLDSMPGKQMAIDADLNAGILTPEEATERRNEVAREADFYGSMDGASKFVKGDAVAGILILAINVLGGITIGVAQYSLSLAEAASLYTILSIGDGLVAQIPSLLLSIGTAIIVTRVSSSGSMSEHIGGQISIPQAWYPVAVVIGIMGLVPGMPSVLFLSLAAITGIIGFMLSRYAGRAETPDMIDSFADEEYEEDNSTVSAEQITDNSRISVVLSYPLIALVEDEVNGPLVTRIAGVRKDISKSLGFVIPSVRVKDDLNLEPNFYQIKIGQRIVAEDKVYPGRLLTIPTGDSAIALEGEKVIEPTFGLEAYWITEQQRTLAEARGYVVVEPEAVITTQLSKVIEQNAHELIGQDELKQVIDRLAEASPSLVESVVPKLVPLHNLTAIMKKLLEEQIPINDMRKILEVLAELSGRNMSIDDTAEALRPYLIPLLLQRMVPHKDAIPVITLDPEFENLLINADRQNQQSDLIIDGKLSQNMIQKLSTVVDDQMAESKVPFLIVAPVIRKKLSKLVRAHLSDLNILSFTELPESKKVEVIATVSGAEQT; this is encoded by the coding sequence ATGATGGTGCTGCCGCTACCAACTTTCCTGCTAGATGTGTTTTTCAGCTTTAACATTCTTTTGGCACTTTTGGTTTTAATGATCGCCATTCATTCGTTTCGACCTTTGGATTTTTCAAGTTTTCCAACGCTTTTATTGGTTGCAACGGTCTTGAGACTTGCTTTGAACGTGGCGTCCACACGGATTGTTCTGGCAAATGGGCATACGGGGACAGATGCCGCAGGGCAGGTTATTGAAGCCTTTGGCAGCTTTGTGATTGCCGGCAATTTTGTCGTGGGTATTTTTGTCTTTGCAATTCTTGTGATCATTAATCTTGTTGTGATTACCAAAGGTGCCGGCCGTGTATCAGAAGTAACCGCGCGTTTCACATTGGATTCGATGCCTGGCAAACAAATGGCGATTGATGCCGATCTGAATGCTGGAATTCTAACGCCCGAAGAAGCCACAGAACGGCGCAACGAGGTTGCCCGCGAAGCAGATTTTTATGGCTCGATGGATGGTGCCTCGAAATTTGTGAAAGGCGATGCTGTCGCCGGTATTTTGATCTTGGCGATCAATGTTCTGGGCGGCATCACGATAGGCGTTGCGCAATATTCCTTGAGCCTAGCAGAGGCCGCATCGCTCTATACAATTTTGTCAATTGGCGATGGCTTGGTGGCGCAGATACCTTCGCTGCTTTTGTCAATTGGTACTGCGATTATCGTCACGCGTGTCTCGTCAAGCGGATCCATGTCAGAGCATATCGGCGGACAGATCAGCATTCCGCAGGCCTGGTATCCGGTTGCAGTTGTGATCGGCATTATGGGGCTGGTCCCCGGGATGCCATCGGTTTTATTTTTATCACTGGCTGCAATCACCGGCATAATTGGCTTTATGCTCAGTCGCTATGCAGGCAGGGCCGAAACACCCGATATGATCGATAGTTTTGCAGATGAGGAATATGAAGAAGACAATAGCACGGTCAGCGCCGAGCAAATCACGGATAATTCTCGTATTTCGGTAGTGCTAAGCTATCCGCTGATTGCGTTGGTGGAAGATGAAGTGAATGGTCCTTTGGTGACCCGCATTGCTGGCGTGCGCAAGGATATTTCAAAATCGCTCGGCTTTGTCATACCTAGCGTTCGGGTCAAAGATGATCTGAATTTAGAACCGAATTTTTATCAGATTAAAATTGGCCAGCGCATCGTTGCGGAAGATAAAGTATATCCGGGCCGGTTGCTCACCATTCCAACTGGCGACAGCGCAATCGCACTTGAGGGCGAGAAGGTGATTGAACCAACATTTGGCCTTGAAGCCTATTGGATCACCGAGCAACAACGCACACTGGCTGAGGCGCGCGGCTATGTGGTGGTAGAGCCGGAAGCGGTTATCACAACCCAGCTGTCCAAGGTCATCGAACAAAATGCGCATGAGTTGATAGGTCAGGATGAATTAAAGCAAGTGATTGACCGGCTGGCCGAAGCAAGCCCCTCTTTGGTGGAATCTGTGGTTCCCAAATTGGTGCCGTTGCACAATCTGACGGCCATCATGAAAAAGCTTTTGGAAGAACAAATTCCAATCAATGATATGCGCAAAATCTTAGAGGTTTTGGCCGAGCTGTCTGGCCGCAATATGAGCATTGATGACACAGCCGAGGCTTTGCGCCCCTACTTAATTCCGCTGCTTTTACAACGTATGGTGCCGCATAAAGACGCCATTCCAGTTATAACGCTAGATCCCGAATTCGAAAACCTATTGATCAATGCCGATCGACAAAATCAGCAAAGTGATTTGATTATCGACGGAAAATTATCACAGAATATGATCCAGAAACTATCAACTGTAGTGGATGATCAAATGGCTGAAAGCAAGGTTCCATTCCTGATTGTGGCCCCCGTTATTCGCAAAAAACTGTCAAAGCTTGTGCGCGCGCATCTGAGCGATTTAAACATTTTATCGTTTACAGAACTGCCTGAAAGCAAAAAGGTAGAAGTAATCGCGACCGTTTCAGGCGCCGAGCAAACCTGA
- a CDS encoding flagellar biosynthesis protein FliS produces the protein MNKYVGKQAYTNSAVSTPRIEDAHGAITVCLDTLLHNLKILAEGPDQTSELYGKITSKCLTAIYILQTSLDFEKGGVISDNLFKLYEYVKYQVLATSKKEAANLEQAIEVVTEITTTWRSIS, from the coding sequence ATGAACAAATACGTCGGAAAACAAGCTTACACAAATTCTGCTGTATCAACACCTCGCATTGAAGACGCCCATGGCGCGATCACAGTGTGTTTGGACACATTGCTGCATAATTTGAAAATCCTTGCAGAGGGTCCAGACCAAACCAGCGAACTTTATGGTAAGATTACCAGCAAGTGTTTAACGGCGATTTATATTTTACAAACCAGCCTCGATTTTGAAAAAGGTGGGGTAATATCTGACAATTTGTTCAAACTGTACGAATATGTGAAATATCAAGTGCTGGCGACGTCGAAGAAAGAAGCTGCCAATTTGGAGCAAGCCATCGAAGTGGTGACTGAAATCACCACAACATGGCGGTCTATTTCCTGA
- a CDS encoding CBS domain-containing protein: protein MDVDMNENSNLTAALSRLIQLILVGVVFGLVVAFVAHFFVLGVQFFTNFRAVVAPIQISGFELHYAQFLTLGFVALCIIAIKKNLGIARWHGPADSIHAAHRTDNELDIKAGLSSTLVAFLSASGGASVGQYGPLVHFGAVIGSALKRFSRSGISTDIFIGCGVAAAISAGFNAPIAGVIFAHEAIIRHFSLKAIAPIAIASCVAAGVTELFWGGTTLFEVGGFDGDLSTLLPIALLLGPFFGVLAVGFMLSVRRVAAFTASGRFTPAQAVLIAAAITATGGAFVPETLGLGGETVRGAIGMQYTLAFLFVVLFLKIILTSVCLGMGLFGGIFSPSLVIGAAGGAIALHILASLGLDLPGAVGIVICGIAAVSSSVIGAPIAGTIIILELTGSYEFALLAMISIVTSVLTSHLLFGNSFFDRQLLDRGIDISSGRTGLEMMERNIETIVHQDYCRLNPEDSSQTAINLLIESGSTEAYIIGPDNGFLGKVALQTLLKGAPDGLAIAEQEVDPISIKSDASLQQAMEIAVDFVGESIPVIDRISGRLIGIVTEADLFRDYLALQNRVVDLERR, encoded by the coding sequence ATGGATGTCGACATGAACGAGAATTCGAACCTCACCGCAGCTTTATCAAGATTGATACAATTGATCCTTGTTGGGGTTGTTTTTGGCCTTGTTGTTGCCTTTGTTGCCCATTTCTTTGTCCTTGGCGTTCAATTTTTCACAAACTTTCGCGCTGTGGTCGCACCGATACAAATATCAGGCTTTGAGCTTCATTATGCACAGTTCTTGACATTAGGATTTGTGGCGCTTTGTATAATAGCGATTAAGAAAAACCTTGGGATCGCGCGCTGGCATGGGCCTGCTGACAGCATTCATGCAGCGCATCGCACCGATAATGAGTTGGATATAAAAGCTGGCTTGTCTTCGACGCTGGTGGCTTTTTTAAGCGCTTCGGGTGGCGCCTCGGTTGGCCAATATGGTCCGCTGGTGCATTTTGGCGCGGTGATCGGTAGCGCGCTGAAGCGATTCTCAAGAAGTGGAATTTCGACCGATATTTTCATCGGATGCGGTGTTGCCGCTGCGATTTCTGCGGGCTTTAATGCCCCAATCGCCGGTGTCATATTTGCCCATGAAGCGATTATTCGGCATTTCTCTTTAAAAGCCATCGCCCCAATTGCCATCGCCTCTTGCGTTGCAGCTGGGGTCACTGAATTGTTTTGGGGTGGCACAACCCTTTTTGAAGTCGGCGGATTTGATGGCGATTTATCCACTCTTTTGCCCATCGCGCTTCTGCTCGGACCCTTCTTTGGCGTGCTCGCCGTGGGCTTTATGTTAAGCGTTCGCAGAGTTGCTGCCTTTACAGCCTCCGGGCGTTTCACACCAGCACAAGCAGTTCTTATCGCCGCGGCGATCACCGCGACCGGTGGCGCCTTTGTGCCCGAAACACTGGGTTTGGGCGGCGAAACTGTGCGTGGCGCGATCGGAATGCAATATACGTTAGCTTTTTTGTTTGTCGTTCTGTTTTTGAAAATTATTCTGACCTCGGTATGCTTGGGGATGGGGCTTTTTGGCGGGATATTTTCGCCCTCTTTGGTTATAGGGGCCGCTGGCGGCGCAATCGCCCTGCATATCCTTGCATCACTTGGCTTGGATTTGCCGGGGGCAGTGGGCATTGTGATCTGTGGTATTGCGGCTGTTTCTTCTTCAGTGATCGGCGCGCCTATCGCTGGAACGATCATTATTTTAGAGCTGACCGGATCATATGAATTTGCCTTACTGGCTATGATCAGCATTGTAACCTCTGTGCTGACGTCTCACCTTTTATTTGGCAATTCCTTCTTTGATCGCCAATTGCTGGATCGGGGCATCGATATATCGTCGGGCCGCACGGGCCTTGAAATGATGGAACGCAATATTGAAACCATCGTGCACCAAGATTATTGCCGCCTAAACCCGGAGGATAGCAGCCAAACCGCGATAAATCTTTTGATCGAAAGCGGCTCAACCGAAGCCTATATCATTGGCCCAGATAATGGCTTTCTGGGGAAAGTTGCGCTTCAAACCCTGTTAAAAGGTGCCCCAGACGGGCTGGCCATAGCTGAGCAAGAGGTGGATCCAATTTCAATCAAATCAGACGCATCTCTTCAACAGGCCATGGAAATTGCCGTAGATTTTGTTGGCGAAAGCATTCCTGTGATCGATCGTATATCGGGCCGTTTGATCGGAATCGTAACTGAGGCGGATTTGTTCAGAGATTACTTGGCACTGCAAAATCGCGTTGTGGATCTTGAACGGCGGTAA
- a CDS encoding tyrosine-type recombinase/integrase encodes MKIYIGLGTRRAAGLRDFRLHDLRHSFASILVNNGVSIYEVQNLLGHASINTTKRYAHLAPETLRKSAQVAADVYSLAKRGGVVNTPSDRPVQRL; translated from the coding sequence ATCAAAATCTATATCGGTCTTGGAACAAGGCGCGCTGCGGGCTTGCGGGATTTCAGGCTGCATGATTTGCGCCATAGCTTTGCCAGCATTTTGGTGAATAACGGCGTTTCAATTTATGAGGTTCAAAATTTGCTTGGTCATGCCTCAATCAACACCACCAAACGCTACGCGCATTTGGCCCCCGAAACGCTTCGCAAAAGCGCCCAAGTTGCCGCAGATGTCTATTCGCTGGCCAAACGGGGGGGCGTGGTGAACACCCCCAGCGATCGCCCCGTGCAAAGGCTTTAA
- a CDS encoding DUF4102 domain-containing protein — translation MQPSQFTNKALESAICPQSKAYLYVKDPKTLGLSAVVTKGSKRFLFRYRIGGRQRNMSLGAFPALKVADARRLALQHHRQVAYGIDPLDEKNQLKATPQLETFFQAQYLPFIKLHKPSWHVDESLFRLHLAPVFGRKTFVEITPDMVIRYTSGKKASGFSAGMINQSLVLLGALFNRAHKWRLKNVPPARHLDIQYLKDPPKLNRYLSEEEHIKLFFELNRSKNHMLKFFIGFLLLTGARRNEAAQARWQDFDLENAVWTIPKTKSGQFRKLAIAEAVLDLLRVVKQFHDQHSLENPCVYVFGNLKTGRPYQNLYRSWNKARCGLAGFQAA, via the coding sequence ATGCAACCATCTCAATTTACCAATAAAGCGTTGGAATCTGCAATTTGTCCGCAGAGTAAGGCCTATCTCTATGTAAAGGATCCAAAAACGCTGGGCCTATCCGCCGTGGTGACCAAGGGCTCAAAAAGGTTTTTATTTCGATATCGCATTGGTGGTCGGCAGCGCAATATGAGCCTTGGAGCCTTTCCGGCGTTGAAAGTGGCCGATGCGCGGCGCTTAGCGCTGCAACACCACCGGCAAGTCGCCTATGGAATTGATCCGCTAGACGAAAAAAATCAACTCAAAGCGACGCCGCAGCTTGAAACGTTTTTCCAGGCTCAATATTTGCCGTTTATCAAACTGCACAAACCCAGCTGGCATGTGGATGAAAGCCTGTTTCGGTTGCATCTGGCGCCCGTATTTGGCCGCAAAACCTTTGTTGAAATCACCCCTGACATGGTGATCCGATATACATCTGGTAAAAAAGCATCCGGATTTTCAGCCGGCATGATCAATCAAAGCTTGGTATTGTTGGGGGCGCTGTTTAACCGGGCGCATAAATGGCGGCTTAAAAACGTACCGCCCGCGCGCCATTTGGACATTCAATACCTGAAAGATCCGCCTAAATTGAACCGCTACCTCTCAGAAGAAGAGCATATCAAATTGTTTTTCGAATTAAATCGAAGCAAAAATCACATGTTAAAATTCTTTATCGGGTTTTTGCTGCTGACCGGCGCCCGCCGCAACGAGGCGGCGCAGGCGCGATGGCAAGATTTTGATTTAGAAAATGCCGTTTGGACGATTCCAAAAACAAAATCCGGCCAGTTTCGCAAACTGGCGATCGCAGAGGCGGTTCTGGATCTGTTGCGCGTGGTCAAACAGTTTCATGATCAGCATTCGCTGGAAAACCCATGCGTCTATGTGTTTGGAAATCTGAAAACGGGCCGCCCCTATCAAAATCTATATCGGTCTTGGAACAAGGCGCGCTGCGGGCTTGCGGGATTTCAGGCTGCATGA
- a CDS encoding transcriptional regulator, producing MPSARQIIAARGLLGISQQRLAEGSGVSIAALKRFEAKADQSDDKANTRVGTISKLMLYLKGRGIAFLSHDDFQGVVLKEK from the coding sequence GTGCCCTCTGCACGTCAAATTATTGCGGCCCGTGGGCTACTTGGAATTTCGCAACAGAGATTAGCGGAAGGCTCTGGTGTGTCGATTGCTGCGCTAAAAAGGTTTGAGGCAAAAGCAGATCAATCTGACGATAAAGCAAATACCCGCGTGGGAACGATTTCAAAGCTGATGCTCTATCTTAAGGGCCGCGGCATCGCTTTTTTAAGCCATGATGATTTCCAAGGCGTGGTTCTCAAAGAAAAGTGA
- a CDS encoding DUF1566 domain-containing protein: MPSCENQRRVMKKTKVQMARPFLYALLIGCLIQSAPACAETLRLQRDGPLARDYFNKLEWMRCSIGQVWQDETCQGEIKMLTVAQAEQISAVMRENWGGGWRLPTVKELKGLIQKNVDAPKINQQTFPNTHQGSYWTSDQSFYTDQYFWTVNFYTGQLYNRFFYFQENAVRLVRDYSLN, translated from the coding sequence ATGCCATCTTGTGAAAATCAGCGCAGAGTGATGAAAAAAACGAAAGTTCAGATGGCGCGCCCTTTTCTTTATGCTTTGCTAATCGGCTGTCTTATTCAAAGCGCACCGGCTTGTGCAGAAACGCTGCGATTGCAACGGGATGGGCCGCTTGCGCGCGATTATTTCAATAAATTGGAATGGATGCGCTGCAGTATCGGGCAGGTTTGGCAGGATGAGACCTGCCAGGGTGAGATAAAAATGCTGACCGTCGCGCAGGCCGAACAGATCAGCGCCGTGATGCGCGAAAACTGGGGCGGGGGTTGGCGTCTGCCCACGGTAAAAGAGCTGAAAGGTTTGATCCAAAAAAACGTTGATGCGCCGAAAATTAATCAGCAGACCTTTCCCAACACGCATCAGGGTTCCTATTGGACCAGTGATCAGAGCTTTTATACCGATCAATATTTCTGGACGGTGAATTTTTATACGGGGCAATTGTATAATCGGTTTTTCTATTTTCAAGAAAACGCCGTGCGCCTGGTGCGGGATTATAGTTTAAATTAA
- a CDS encoding flagellar motor protein PomA (Homologous to MotA in E. coli and Salmonella. With PomB forms the ion channels that couple flagellar rotation to sodium motive force across the membrane and forms the stator elements of the rotary flagellar machine.) gives MDLASLIGMLGALGFIGGSMISSAGSLGPFLDVPSALVVLGGTFFAVMWTTPLPAFLGHFGAMAKCFLPPVKKLDATIIRMVELAAIARKDGMMALEGQDVPDKFFEKGMQLLVDGADEPKMVKIMNAEIAAMKSRHEVNHGILTAWIDIAPAMGMIGTLIGLVVMLGNMSDPKAIGPAMAVALLTTLYGAFFANVFFGPIRTKLEGYTAYEIFYRGVVLEGLRNIARGESPRNIQDVLASNLPSKQQEKLAAA, from the coding sequence ATGGATTTAGCTTCACTTATCGGCATGCTTGGCGCGCTTGGCTTCATCGGCGGCAGTATGATTTCCTCAGCGGGCTCGCTTGGGCCCTTTCTTGACGTTCCCTCAGCGCTTGTGGTTTTGGGCGGCACATTCTTTGCGGTGATGTGGACAACCCCCCTGCCCGCCTTTCTGGGCCATTTTGGGGCGATGGCGAAATGCTTCTTACCCCCCGTCAAGAAATTGGATGCCACGATCATTCGCATGGTTGAGTTGGCAGCGATCGCCCGTAAAGACGGGATGATGGCGCTTGAGGGCCAAGATGTGCCCGATAAATTCTTTGAAAAAGGCATGCAGCTGCTGGTTGATGGCGCTGATGAGCCGAAAATGGTTAAAATCATGAATGCGGAAATTGCCGCGATGAAAAGCAGGCATGAGGTCAATCATGGAATCTTAACGGCGTGGATTGATATCGCCCCGGCGATGGGAATGATCGGAACCTTGATCGGCCTCGTTGTGATGTTGGGAAATATGAGCGATCCAAAAGCGATCGGCCCCGCGATGGCGGTGGCCTTGTTGACCACGCTTTATGGAGCGTTTTTTGCCAACGTGTTTTTTGGCCCGATCCGCACCAAATTAGAAGGCTACACAGCCTATGAAATCTTCTATCGCGGGGTGGTTTTAGAAGGCCTGCGCAATATTGCCCGCGGCGAATCTCCACGCAATATTCAAGATGTTTTGGCGTCAAACCTGCCGTCCAAACAGCAAGAAAAATTGGCGGCGGCATAA
- a CDS encoding OmpA family protein, whose translation MAEDLEEDDAPEEECPKCPPAGAPAWMATFADMATLLMAFFVMILSFAEMNVPKFKQISGSLKDSFGVQRLIPVVEQPEGTTVLEMRFSPSPSPSVTEDMTQQTTEITKPDVEVPTDNDDSDGSDEMQEGQELVEGLGGKEQDGSGENDQKNQAEKLADAIEQIAQAVDIAVSTLDNKVVVDLKAKGSSPEEMKEKFKKVGQAVSLAELATGQSEQEVLFGGLEEQLSELIDFVSELENQLKKLGGQDSEEAFAEAGKAEKKAQDAAEDLKVKLQDQIEFGAVTVETRDNKVFVTVGTGGAFPSGSANLTAQAQEIIDQIANVSDGSDNSITVAGHTDDVPIAFGALYRDNWDLAAARASSVVQAIESSGQVGPGRLEAKSYGETRPIADNATAAGREENRRIEIELEY comes from the coding sequence ATGGCAGAGGATCTCGAAGAAGACGACGCCCCCGAAGAAGAATGTCCGAAATGTCCGCCGGCCGGTGCGCCGGCCTGGATGGCAACATTCGCCGATATGGCGACCTTGTTGATGGCATTTTTCGTGATGATTTTGTCTTTCGCCGAGATGAATGTTCCAAAGTTCAAACAGATTTCTGGGTCTTTAAAGGATTCATTTGGTGTTCAACGGTTGATCCCGGTGGTGGAACAGCCCGAAGGCACAACCGTGCTTGAAATGCGCTTTAGCCCCTCTCCCTCACCATCAGTGACCGAGGACATGACGCAGCAAACAACCGAAATTACTAAACCCGATGTCGAAGTTCCGACAGATAATGACGATAGCGATGGGTCTGACGAAATGCAGGAAGGCCAAGAACTCGTCGAAGGTCTGGGCGGTAAAGAGCAAGATGGCAGCGGAGAAAACGATCAGAAAAACCAAGCCGAGAAACTGGCAGATGCCATCGAACAAATCGCGCAGGCTGTTGATATAGCGGTTTCGACCCTAGACAATAAGGTTGTGGTGGATCTGAAGGCAAAAGGATCCTCGCCCGAAGAAATGAAAGAGAAATTCAAAAAAGTGGGTCAAGCCGTGTCATTGGCCGAGCTGGCCACTGGGCAATCAGAGCAAGAGGTTTTATTTGGCGGGTTGGAAGAACAGCTAAGCGAATTGATTGATTTTGTCTCTGAGCTTGAGAACCAGTTGAAAAAATTGGGCGGTCAAGACAGCGAAGAGGCCTTTGCCGAAGCTGGAAAAGCCGAAAAGAAAGCCCAAGACGCCGCAGAAGATTTGAAAGTGAAATTGCAGGACCAGATTGAATTTGGCGCTGTCACTGTAGAGACACGCGATAATAAAGTGTTTGTCACCGTCGGTACGGGTGGCGCCTTCCCCTCTGGCTCGGCCAATCTAACCGCTCAAGCGCAAGAAATTATTGACCAAATTGCAAATGTCAGCGATGGCAGCGATAACAGCATCACTGTTGCGGGCCATACAGATGATGTGCCGATTGCCTTTGGTGCGCTTTACCGCGACAATTGGGATTTAGCAGCAGCGCGCGCATCAAGCGTGGTGCAAGCCATCGAAAGCAGCGGTCAAGTTGGTCCTGGCCGGTTGGAAGCAAAAAGTTATGGTGAAACCAGACCGATCGCGGATAATGCCACGGCCGCAGGACGCGAGGAAAATCGCCGCATTGAAATTGAGCTTGAATATTAA
- a CDS encoding disulfide bond formation protein B, whose product MVPKEKDTPCRICMAIRIFLLSVLTIALLTFIDRSILSAVASLKPLTIALILVGVLAFFALLKSAFEYRQWKKRD is encoded by the coding sequence ATGGTTCCAAAGGAAAAAGACACTCCCTGCCGTATTTGCATGGCCATTCGGATTTTCTTGTTATCCGTGCTGACCATCGCGTTACTCACCTTTATTGACCGGTCGATTTTATCTGCTGTGGCCAGTTTAAAGCCTTTGACCATCGCTTTGATTTTGGTCGGTGTGTTGGCCTTTTTTGCACTTTTGAAATCCGCGTTTGAATATCGCCAATGGAAGAAGCGCGATTAA
- the rpoN gene encoding RNA polymerase factor sigma-54 — MSMLGLNIGTQQVQKQSLVITPQLQHAISILQMNNLELEKHLEDLAESNPFIEVKGVNSENKRKAEIDFQPAKAGAGISNSFMETLLGERPETLLEHICKQIRLQNFSEQYNSIAYRLLADITPAGYLPIDLEEVADQLSADLADVTAVLEQLQGFEPVGLFARNLAECLTLQAKERKEFDAPMKVVLANLEMLAQGKIKELCNLAGCAAEDVKQRVLQIRQYNPKPGALFDCEALGSNREPDLIVQRHGDQIEIALNRSSLPSVKVNMDYANTLNQSTQSEEKSVEFIKNSIATGHWLKRAIAQRNQTLQMVAQHILKHQIKFFDEGIAGIRPLQLRIVAEALGIHESTVSRSTASVLIQTPRGTFPLKMFFSSGLQANTSEEGVSARAIRNKITAIIAEESPLKPISDAKISSLLAEEGFTVARRTVAKYRELENIKSTAQRKREYKLNTLIAK; from the coding sequence ATGTCGATGCTTGGCCTCAATATTGGAACCCAACAGGTTCAAAAGCAAAGCTTGGTTATTACGCCACAGCTGCAACATGCTATCAGCATCTTGCAGATGAACAATCTGGAATTAGAAAAGCACTTAGAAGATCTGGCCGAAAGCAATCCGTTCATTGAGGTCAAAGGCGTTAACTCGGAAAACAAACGTAAAGCCGAGATTGATTTTCAACCTGCAAAGGCCGGCGCAGGTATTTCTAACTCTTTTATGGAAACACTTCTGGGCGAACGTCCGGAAACCTTGCTGGAACATATTTGCAAACAAATTCGCCTGCAAAATTTTTCAGAGCAGTATAATTCGATCGCATATCGATTGCTGGCCGATATCACCCCGGCGGGATATTTGCCAATCGATCTCGAAGAGGTTGCGGATCAATTATCTGCCGATCTGGCGGATGTGACCGCGGTGTTAGAACAGCTGCAAGGGTTTGAGCCGGTCGGGTTATTTGCACGTAACTTGGCCGAATGCCTCACATTACAAGCCAAAGAGCGCAAAGAATTCGACGCACCGATGAAAGTCGTGCTGGCAAACCTTGAAATGTTAGCGCAAGGCAAAATCAAAGAATTATGCAACTTAGCGGGCTGCGCGGCAGAAGATGTAAAGCAACGCGTGTTGCAAATCCGGCAATATAATCCAAAGCCAGGTGCGTTATTTGATTGTGAGGCATTGGGCAGCAACAGAGAGCCCGATTTAATCGTACAACGCCACGGGGATCAGATTGAAATCGCATTAAACCGTTCATCTTTGCCCAGCGTCAAAGTCAATATGGACTACGCAAATACGTTAAACCAATCCACCCAAAGCGAAGAAAAATCGGTTGAGTTCATAAAAAACTCGATTGCAACGGGCCATTGGCTAAAGCGCGCCATCGCGCAACGAAACCAAACGCTACAAATGGTTGCACAGCATATTTTAAAACATCAAATCAAATTTTTTGATGAAGGAATCGCGGGTATTCGTCCCTTGCAATTGCGCATTGTTGCAGAAGCCTTGGGAATCCATGAAAGCACGGTCAGCCGTTCAACGGCGTCGGTGCTAATACAAACGCCGCGGGGGACATTCCCGTTGAAAATGTTCTTTAGCAGTGGTCTTCAGGCAAATACCAGCGAAGAGGGCGTATCTGCTCGGGCGATCCGCAATAAGATCACGGCAATCATTGCAGAAGAAAGTCCGTTAAAGCCGATTAGCGATGCAAAAATATCCAGTCTTCTCGCCGAAGAGGGATTCACGGTGGCCAGGCGCACCGTTGCAAAATATCGCGAATTGGAAAATATCAAATCTACAGCGCAGCGCAAACGCGAATATAAACTTAATACATTGATTGCGAAATAA